A window from Bufo bufo chromosome 1, aBufBuf1.1, whole genome shotgun sequence encodes these proteins:
- the RER1 gene encoding protein RER1 — protein sequence MSEGDSIGESVHGKPSLIYRFFSRLGQVYQSWLDKSTPYTSVRWLMTLGLSALYMIRVYILQGWYIVTYALGIYHLNLFIAFLSPKVDPSLLEDSDEGPSLPTKQNEEFRPFIRRLPEFKFWHSATKGVVVAMVCTFFEAFNVPVFWPILVMYFIMLFCITMKRQIKHMVKYRYIPFTHGKRKYKGKEETGKPFSS from the exons ATGTCAGAAGGAGACAGTATCGGAGAATCAGTACATGGCAAGCCCTCGCTGATATATCGCTTCTTCTCGCGGCTAGGGCAG GTTTACCAGTCATGGCTAGACAAGTCTACACCTTACACATCAGTGCGATGGTTGATGACCCTTGGCCTAAGTGCACTCTACATGATAAGGGTTTATATACTACAG GGTTGGTATATAGTAACGTATGCCTTGGGTATCTACCATCTAAATCTCTTCATAGCATTCTTATCGCCGAAGGTAGATCCGTCCTTGCTGGAAGATTCAG ATGAGGGGCCTTCGTTACCCACAAAACAGAATGAAGAGTTTCGTCCGTTTATCCGGAGGCTGCCAGAGTTTAAATTTTG GCATTCGGCCACTAAAGGGGTCGTTGTGGCGATGGTGTGCACTTTCTTCGAAGCATTCAATGTCCCCGTATTCTGGCCAATCCTGGTCATGTATTTCATCATGCTTTTCTGCATAACCATGAAGAGACAAATAAAG CACATGGTGAAGTACAGATACATCCCATTCACACACGGCAAGCGGAAATACAAAGGAAAGGAGGAAACCGGCAAGCCATTTTCCAGTTAG